The sequence CGAGTTTCGCTCCAACCTGCACCGTGGCGGCAAGGCGACCGTCATCAAACTTTCCGCTACAGAGCGTAAGGCTGCTTTGGGAGCGGCCAAGGCCCTCGGGCTGGCCGTCGCCGGAGTGGATATGCTGCAGTCTTCGAGAGGGCCTTTGATCCTCGAGGTGAACAGCTCACCGGGACTCGAAGGCATCGAAAAAGCGACTGGAGTAAACATTGCGGGCAAAATCATTCAGTACATTGAAGAGACAGCCCAAAGAAAATTATCGAAAAGAAAAATAAAAGAATAATGCAGCCTATACGAATAGGAACCCGGGGCAGTAAATTAGCCCTTTTTCAGGCCCATCATATTGCAGACCTTTTACAGGCCCAGGGCCTGCAAACGGAAATTGTTACCATTACCACCAAAGGAGATAAAATCCTGGATGTGGCAATTTCCAAAATCGGCAGCAAGGGAGTGTTTACCGAGGAGCTAGAGGAGCAACTTGCCAGTGGAGAGGTGGATATTGCCGTTCACAGTGCCAAGGATATGCCTTCTTCATTACCAGAGGGCTTCGAGCTGATTTCCTTTACCAAACGGGAAAAAGTCAATGACATCATACTGAGCCATCGTGAGGATGTTTTTTATAAAGATCCGGAAAAGCCTTTGCTTTTGGGGACATCTTCCACGCGTAGGGTAGCGACCCTCAAGCACTATTATCCCCATGTCAAAACCGTGGAGGTGCGGGGGAACCTCCAAACCCGAATCCAAAAGATGGAATCGGGTGCTTGTGACGCGCTACTGTTGGCCTATGCGGGAGCGCACCGGATGGGCTATGATGACTTGATCAGGCATGAGCTCTCGCTGGATGAATTTACTCCGGCGGTGGGACAGGGAAGCATAGCGGTGGAGGCCAACGATCGGCTGGATCCAGCGCTCAGAAAGCAGATCGTCGCAGCGACCCATCACACCGAAACCGGTTACCGCTTACGGGCAGAAAGGAGCTTTTTGAAAATTTTGGAAGGCGGGTGCAGTATTCCTGTGTTTTGCCTCGCCACGTATAAGTCAGGGCAAGTCGAAGTGTCTGGAGGTGTGGTCAGTCTGGACGGAAAGGAACGCATTCAACATCACGTTTCCGGGCCTGCAGATGAGGCCGAAATGGTAGGCAAACAATTGGCAGAAAAGGTGATCCAGTCTGGTGGGGATCGTATTTTGAAAGCAATTAAACAGCAACTTAACAAGTAACATGAAGAAGTATTCCCTTGGACTGGCATTGCTGCTGTCCTTGTTGATTTCCTGTTCGTCACAAAAGGATTCGCTAATAAAAATTCACACGAAACATGGCGATATATACGCCATCCTTTATGATGAAACCCCCAAGCACAAGGAGAATTTCATCAAGCTTGCCGAAGCCGGACGGTTTGACAGTACGGAGTTTCACCGGGTGATCGATCATTTTATGGTTCAGGGGGGAGACGTTTTTACCAAAGAGGGACTTCCAGAATCAAAGTGGTGTACCATTCCTGCGGAATTGGACAAAGGCTACCTCCATGAGAAAGGCGCCATTGCAGCCGCCCGTCAATCGGATCATGTCAATCCCGAAAAACGATCCAGCGGATGCCAGTTTTATATCGTGGAGGGCAGAAAGTATACAGAAGAAGAGCTTACGACCAATGTCAAAAAGCTCCAAAAGGAATTTATGAAATTCATTTCCCTCGAAAGCCAGCGTACACTTGCTGAGCAGTATGCCGCGCTGTATGAAGGGGGAAAGTATGAAGAAATGACCCAGTTGATGCTTTCCAAGAAAGAAGAGATGGAGGAATTTTTGCATATCAATTTGTCGAAAGAAATGGACGAAGCGGCCATTGAGACTTTCACGACCGTAGGCGGAACCCCGCATTTGGATGAGGGCGGGTATACGGTATTTGGGAAGGTCATCCATGGGATGGATGTAGTGGAGAAGATTTCTGCAGTAGAGACGGCTGCCATGGACAGGCCTGTGGATCCAATATATATTACGGTGGAAGTAGAAAGAGTACTGAAGAAGAAAATCACAAAAGAATACGGCTTTGAATACCCCGAAGAAAAATAAACCAACCCTGCTGGTCACGGGCGCGAATGGCCTGCTTGGCCAAAAGTTGGTCAATCGACTCCTTGAGAAAGATTCCTTCCATGTGATCGCCACAGGCAGGGGCGCTTGCAGGTTGCCCCAAACATGGGAAGGGTTTACTTATGCTTCCATGGACATTACCGATAAAGAGAACGTGTTGGAAGTCTTTCAGCGGTACAGCCCTGAGGTCGTCATCCATGGCGCAGCCATGACCAACGTGGATGAATGCGAGACGGCCCAGGAGGCCTGCTATCAGCAAAATGTAGCGGCGGTAGGAAATATCATCGTTGCGGCGGAGCAATACCATAGCTTTTTGGTCCATGTGTCCACGGATTTTATTTTTGATGGAGAGGCCGGGCCTTATACAGAGGATGCCGTTCCCAATCCAGTCAACTATTACGGGGAGACCAAGCTACAGGCCGAGGCGCTGATTCAGCAGTCATCTTTAAACTGGGGAATCGCACGGACAGTGCTGGTGTACGGAATCTCACATGACATGAGCCGTTCCAATATTGTGCTGTGGGTGAAGAAGTCGCTGGAAGAGGGAAAGGACCTTCAGTTGGTGGATGATCAGTTGCGGACCCCTACCTTGGCGGAAGATCTGGCAGAGGGGTGCATTCTCATGGCCGAGCAGCGTGCAAAGGGCGTGTTTAACATTTCCGGAGACGAGCTCCTTACGCCATATGATATGGCCATTCAAACGGCTGAATTTTTTAAATTGGACAAAACCAAGATCAACAAAACGGATTCGAGTGCCTTTCGTCAGACGGCAAAAAGACCCATGAAAACGGGTTTTGTCGTTCAAAAAGCTAAAGATCAGTTGAATTTTAAACCAAAAAGTTTTACAGAAGGAATTGAAATTCTAGCAAAACAGCTTAATTTAGCCAATTGAAAAAAAGAACATTCATCAGAATTAATCCAATTTTGCCTCTTTACCTTATGGCTTATATCCCCGAAATCAATGGTTTCCTTTGTGACAAAGGCAACGTCCCCAACAAGGGAAGGTGGGCGTTCGTGTTATAATGCGTTCTCCAAAGAAGGATGAAGGAATATTCAAGTCAGGTAACCGTGGTGTTGGGATGAAATAGATGGAGGTTTGTGTTTTAAAAGGCTTTAATATTCCAATCATATAATAAACATATCATGTATAGAAAACTTCTATCCTTCTTGATTTTTCTTTTCCCGATGTCCCTTCTGGCGCAAGAGGCTGTTCCGACCGAAGAATTGAGTTTTGGACAAAGAATTGACCGATCTTTCCAGCCATTAGCGGATGCTTGGGAGAGCTTAGTACTTTATCCTATTCCAATTGCCGGGTATGACATTCCCATTGTGCTGATTTTACTTGTTTCCGGCGCTACTTTTTTTACCATTTATTTTGCTGTGCCGGGGATTACCAAAATGCCCTTGTCTATCAATACGGTAAGGGGTAAGTATGATGACCTAGAAAGAAACTATAGAGATCCTGAAAATCCCGATGTCATTCCTGATGAGGCCAAAGGCGGCGAAGTGAGTCACTTTCAGGCCTTGGCTACCGCAGTTTCCGGGACAGTCGGCTTGGGAAATATTGCAGGTGTGGCCGTGGCCATTGCCTTGGGTGGCCCTGGTGCTACGTTTTGGATGATCGTTTGCGGATTGTTGGGGATGAGTACCAAATTCGTGGAATGTACCCTTGGTGTAAAATATCGAGACATTGAAGATGATGGCACGGTGCATGGTGGCCCGATGTACTACCTTTCCCGTGGATTGGGGCATGACCTGAAGAAAGGCCGTTTGGGGCAGTTTTTAGGTGGCCTTTTTGCCGTGCTTTGTGTGGGCGCTTCTTTTGGAGGTGGAAATGCCTTTCAGTCCAATCAAGCATCATCCCAGTTGGCTAACTTGCTGAACATTAATTTCCAAACCAATGGATTCTGGATAGGGGTAGTATTGGCCGTTTTGGTAGCCATTGTAATCATCGGTGGGATCAAGCGGATTGCGACCATCACAGAGAAAGTAGTGCCGTTTATGGCAGCCGTTTACGTGTTGGCTTCCTTGATTATTCTGGGGGCACATTATGATTATGTGGACGATGCCATTGGGTTGATCATTGAAGGTGCATTTACGCCGATGGCAGGTCTAGGAGGTATGTTAGGGGTCCTCATCGTAGGCTTCCAAAGAGCTGCCTTTTCCAATGAAGCAGGTGCAGGTTCTGCGGCCATTGCTCACTCAGCTGTAAAGACGAAGTTTCCAGCTAGTGAAGGAGTGGTGGCATTATTGGAGCCTTTGATTGATACCGTGATCGTGTGTACCATGACCGCCTTAGTAATCATCTTCTTTAATATCGATGGAGGGTTGAACAATGTGGAAAGTATTTTTAACTACGGTGGTGACGGCAGTGGAAATGTGGTCCTTAAGGAAACTGGTGCTTCCATTGGCGGTGTAGAACTGACCACCATGGCGTATGATTCAGTTATTCCTCATTTCTCATATGTGCTGACTGTGGCCATCATTTTGTTTGCATTCTCCACAATGATTTCTTGGTCATACTATGGACTTCAATCTTGGAAATATCTGTTTGGAAGAAGCAAGGCCGCTGATTTGACTTATAAGTTGCTTTTCATTGCGTTTATTGTGATCGGGGCATCTACCACCCTGAATGCTGTGGTGAAATTCTCCGATGCCATGATCCTTGCTTTGGTGTTTCCGAACATGATCGGGCTGTTTTTCTTGTTTCCAAAAGTGAAACTTGAGCTGAAAAGGTATTTGGCTGCTATAAAATCACAAAAATAGAAGCTTTGTCTACCATTTAGGGAAAGTCTTTCCTATTGGCAAGGTATTTGAAATTTAGAATACTTGTCAAGCAAGTGTTTATTTAAATGATCGCAGAGAAATGAAAAGATTTTGGATTTTGGTCCTCGCCCTGATAAGCATGGGGACAGCTGCCCAAGCACAGGATTTCAGTATCGGACCTAAATTGGGGATTTCCCAAGGGAATATTAAGGTAGATGGCGACGGATATGAAAGTGGCAGTGAAAAGTTAGGGTACCATGTGGGTGCTTTCGTGAGAATGGGAGGAAATTCACTCTACCTGCAGCCTGAAGTACTGTATGTAAACACAGGTGGGGAGATCAAGGAAACCCAAGGGGCGGGTGATCGGACCTATGAAGCCTCCTTCAATCGTTTTGATGTGCCCATTATGGTGGGGTTCAAAATTGGGGATGTGTTTAGGGTACAAGGCGGGCCGGTGGCCAGTTTCTTGCTTAATTCAAAATTTAAAGATAACATCACTCCAGATCCTGAGCCCGAGTATAAGAATGCTACGGTAGGATATCAAGCGGGGATCGGATTTGATATAGCGAATATGATTATCGATTTGAAATATGAAGGGTCGCTGAGCAATCAGGCGGAAAGTGTTGCCGGATTTGATACCGATCAGCGACAGAATCAGCTCATTGTTTCGCTGGGACTCCGGCTATTTTAACTCGATGCTAAAAATCACCAATTGGCGGTCCGTAGAGGGCCGCCATTTTTTTTGCTCATGGGTTCGCATTCCATAGAATAATGCATCACATCTTGGGTCAAGCGGAAAAGTTGGGGCTGCCAGTTTTACGACATGGCAAAATCACTAGTAAAAAAAATGCCACAAAGAGGCTGTCTCACAAATAAATAATCCGTCATCACGAACGGAGTGAAGTGATCTCGATGTGCTTTCATTGCACGTATGACGAGATTGCTTCAACACCTTCCTAGCCATGGGTGAAGCCCATGGTAAATTTGCCCATCAACATTTCCGTTTTAACCGCATTTCCCTCTCTATTCCCCATAAATTCCCGCTAAAACCCATTCGTGCGGATAGCGCAAAACCATCATTTAACGGTGTGGAATTTTCTTTCACAAGAACATATTAAAATTCATCCCCCCAGAAATAATGCCTGATCCCACATCATGCGGGTTCAAACCCTCCTTGGCGGTCAAGTTAGTTTGTCTAGCCCGACACGCGGTTTTTCCTTCAGCTTCTTATAGGAAGAAGGCGTCATTCCGGTGTTTTTTTTGAATTGTCCGGACAAATGCTGGACGCTGCTATAGCCAAGCTTCCAAGCAATTTCACTCAATTGAAGCTCTTGATTGAAAAGGAGTTCTTTTACTTTTTCTAATTTTAGTTTGATGAAGTACTTTTCGATGGTGATGCCCTCTCGGATACTGAAAAGGTGGCTCATCTTACTGTAATCTTCACCAATTTCATTTCCAAGGTGCTTGGCCAGACTCAGGGATGCTGGAATTTCCTCCAATAACAGCAGTTCATGCAACAGGTTTTTGATGCGTTCGATGAGGCGGTTTTCAGGAGTTTGTATTAGCCCAAACCCCAACTTCTCCAATTGGGCTTCCAGTGCTTTGATTTGGGAGGCCTCTGGTAGGCTTGGCAGCGTCACTTTGCCAAGTGCTACCTTGTCAAAAAATATGTTTTGTTCCTTTAATGTACTTTCCACAGCCATGATACAGCGTGGACAGACCATGTTTCTAACTAATAATTCAGCCATACTCTCTTATACCGAAATTAGGCATGCTAGGTTTTGTTTTTTCGGGAAGAGATGAAGCTGGTTTAAGGGAAGATGAGTGGTGGATAGGTGATGGGTTTTGCGTGGAGGTGTATGGTTATGATGCTGCAAACATATTTTGGGGGCAATGTTGAAGAATTGGATGGACTGGAGTAGCTTTGTTGTAACCAGATTGTTAGATTATGGCTCCAAACATGGTTTTTGACAGGAAGGATTTGTCGGATGGCGATCTCCTTCATTTTTATGAAATGTTACTCATGCCACGTAAGATCGAGGAGAAGATGCTCCTGCTTCTCCGGCAAGGCAAAATATCCAAATGGTTTAGTGGTTGGGGACAGGAAGCCATTTCCATCGCCGCGGTGATGGCCATGAGAGAGGACGAGTTTTTGCTGCCCATGCACCGAAATCTGGGTGTTTTTACCGGCAGGGGGCTTCCTTTGGGGAAGTTGTTTGCCCAATTTCAAGGGAAGTATTCCGGTTTTACGAAAGGCCGTGACCGGTCATTCCATTTTGGATCGGTCGCTCATCATGTGGTGGGGATGATTTCCCACTTGGGACCACAGTTAGCCGTGGCCGACGGGATTGCATTGGCGAGCAAGCTGGGAGGAGAGCGCAAGGCGACGTTGGTGTTTACCGGAGACGGGGCCACTTCTGAAGGGGACTTTCACGAGGCGCTGAACGTAGCTGCTGTTTGGCAGCTGCCGGTGATTTTTGTAGTAGAGCATAATGGCTACGGGCTTTCCACTCCCAGTGCTGAGCAATTTCGTTTTAAGCAATTTATCGATAAAGGGCCTGGCTATGGCATGGAAGCCGTGAAAGTGGATGGCAACAACGTGCTGGAGCTGTATCATGCATTGTCCGGAATCGCTGAAGACATTCGGCACCGCCCAAGGCCTTTTTTGGTGGAGGCCATGACGTACCGCATGCGGGGGCATGAGGAGTCATCAGGGACCAAATATGTGCCAAAAGCGTATTTTGAGGAAGGAGAAAAGTACGATCCAGTACGCAATTTTGAGGACTACTTGCAGGAAATAGGAGTGCTTGACCAGTCTGCTAAGGGTGTGATAGAGAAGAGACTTTCGGAGCAGATAGAGGCAGGACTGGCTTCTGCCTTTTCGGCAGAATTTCCTGTGGCAGGTGAAGAAGAACTTGCGGATGTGTATTGCCCTTCTGAGGGGAAGCCCAAAGAGCCACATTCTTCCGCTACGACAGAAAAAAGATTGGTGGATGCCATCAGCGATGGTTTGCGTTTAAGCATGCGGCAATTTTCAAATTTGGTCCTGATGGGGCAGGATATTGGCGAGTATGGAGGGGCCTTCAAGGTGACAGCAGGTTTTTTAAGTGAATTTGGTGCGGAACGGGTGCGCAACACGCCGCTATGTGAAAGTGCGATCATTGGCGCAGCATTGGGGCTTTCCGTAAAAGGATTTAAATCGGTGGTGGAAATGCAGTTTGCGGATTTTGTAAGCTGTGGGTTTAACCAGATCGTCAATAACCTGGCCAAGGTCCATTACCGATGGGGACAGCATGCCGATGTGGTCATCAGAATGCCGACGGGTGCTGGAGTGGGAGCAGGTCCCTTTCATTCACAGTCTAATGAGGCTTGGTTTTTCCATACGCCTGGGCTGAAAATTCTCTATCCATCTTCTCCGCAGGATGCCAAGGGGTTGCTTGCCGCCGCCATTGAGGACCCCAATCCCTGCCTGTTTTTTGAACATAAGGCCCTTTATCGTTCCGTTATAGGTCAAGTTCCGGATGAATATTATACCGTGGAAATAGGGAAGGCACACTTGGTGAAGGAAGGCGACCAAGCGACCGTGGTGACATATGGCATGGGCGTGCATTGGGCGAAAAGGGTCATGGAGTCCCTTGATGTCCGTGTTGATTTGTTGGACTTGAGGACCTTGTTGCCTTGGGACAAGGAGGCGGTGGAAAAATCCGTGAAGAAAACCAACAAAGTAATGATCCTGCACGAGGACTGCTTGACTGGCGGCATCGGGGCAGAAATAGCCGCTTGGATCAGCGAGCATTGTTTTGAGTGCTTGGATGCGCCAGTGATGCGGGAGGGGAGTTTGGATACGCCAGTGCCATTCGCGGCAAACTTAGAGGAGAATTTCCTCCCCGAAAATCGCTTTAAAGATAAATTAATGGCCCTGTTGGCGTATTGATGACGGTTAAGGGAGGACCTTGAGCTGGTCGCCTACCTTTACCACCCCTTTTCCCAGGGCGATCAAGTTTTGGCCGAAAAGGACTTTTTTTTCTCTAAGCCGATATTTAGACAGGGTTTTCAGGGGCTCTTTTCCTTTGGTGCCGGTCTGCTGGTCCACGGTGGTCAAGACACAGCGAGCACAGGGTTTGGTTACCTTGAAAGTACATGATCCTATTTGGATAGACTTCCACTGATCTTCTTCAAATGCTCCGCATCCATTGACTACGATGTTTGGGCGGAAGCGCTCCATGGGGACGGGGTGTTCCAGGCGGCCGTTCAGGTCGTCAAGGGAGGCTTGACTGATCAGGAGATAGGGCATGGCGTCTGCAAAACTGACTGTTTCATCATGGACGGCATATTTTTCCTTGATTGACCGGTTGGTGTTTTCCGGCATGAACACCAAATGGCATGGCATATCCAGCATCTTTGAAAACCATTGGTCTATTTCGGGCTTGACCTTTTGCCCCAGCACCACGTCGTCCCAGATTTCCACCTCCATAAAATGGTCGGTTTCAGGGGTGAAGGGGACGGAAATTTGCTGGTCCGGATGGTGTTTGTGGTGTACTGTGAGCCCTTGGTCAGTGAGTTCCACCTGCAATAGGGCCATGATGTGCAACGACCGCTGGGTCATGAATTTACCCGCATGATCCACCAACATCCATCTTCGGTCCCATTGGAAGCCTTTGATAAATGCTGTAGAGGTATTTAATCGGATTCCTCCAAGGGATTTTATGGGATAGATGTATAAGTCCTGAACTTCCATGTCTTTATTTTAATGGTCTAATTTAAGTTTTTGGACTGAAAAAATCATGGAAAGAAAGCATCAAGATTGGAAAAAGAGGTGAGGTAAAAGGTACACGGCCCGAGTGCAACTGCCGCTTTTAAAGTGATTCCCAACTTTTCAGGAATTCCTGTGGTCGGTCAGGGGGGATAGGGAAACATTTTGATATGACGTGTTCAGGGGATGAAGTGCTTGTCTTGGGGTTGACATGTGTCATATTGTTTTCGGATAGAGACGCTTCTTTCCATTCAGAAATGAAAAAGGACACAAGCATCCCGATGAGCAGTACCAGTAACCATCTAAGTCGTTCATTCCGCCGCGAAGCATTCATGTCAAAATTTATTTAATGTTCTTAATAATGTGCCGTGATTTCAAAACAAAAGTGCCTAGCCCAAGTGGCTCCGAGCATGTGCTAGTCATGCCCTTCTAAAGAATAGATGCACCTTTAGGTGAAATGGTTGCATGAATTTCTTCAGAATCGTGCTTTTTTTAAAATAAATGTGACCAACTGCTGGCAGAAAGGGATGGGATGATAAAAGCATGTGGACAAGAAGAAAATTAAGGGGCAGTTAAACAGGAAAACTGCGAAAAAGGGAATAGAAAAATGAAGGGATGGGGTGAGTAGTGTGGTGAAGATCCAAAAAAGGTGACAAGGATGCATGATTTCAGGAGATCCTTGACAGCATAATGACCGGAGTGGAAGAGAGGATGTCATATTTGCTGCCAATCTGGCACAGGTAAAGTCAAAAAATGGGTTGGCACATGACTTGTTAATTATGTTTTCGAGCAAATAAGCGAATTACGAAAACAAGAAATAAATTAAGAAATACAATTAGTTATGGGAAAAATTATTGGTATAGACTTGGGAACCACAAACTCCTGCGTAGCCGTAATGGAGGGTAACGAACCGGTGGTTATCCAAAACAGTGAGGGAAGAAGAACCACTCCTTCCATTGTGGCATTTTTGGACAATGGAAATGGAGAACGAAAAGTAGGTGATCCTGCCAAAAGACAAGCTATCACCAACCCAGCCAATACCATTTCATCCGTGAAAAGGTTTATGGGTAAAAAATTCTCTGAGGTATCCGATGAGAAAAAGCATGCTTCCTATAAAGTAGAGCAAGGAGCTAACGATACGGTAGCCGTAAAGATAGGCGACAGAAGCTATACTCCTCAGGAGCTTTCTGCTATGATTCTTCAAAAAATGAAGTCCACAGCAGAAGATTTCTTGGGTCAGGAAGTCACAGAAGCCGTGATTACCGTTCCAGCATACTTTAATGATGCTGAGCGTCAAGCGACCAAGGAGGCTGGCCAAATTGCCGGGCTGGACGTGAAACGTATCATTAACGAGCCTACTGCCGCAGCCTTGGCCTATGGTATGGACAAGAAGGATCAAGACATGAAAATCGCGGTGTATGACCTTGGTGGTGGTACCTTCGATATTTCAATCCTTGAGTTGGGTGATGGTGTATTTGAAGTGAAGTCTACCAACGGTGACGTACACTTGGGTGGTGATGACTTTGACCAAGTGATCATCAACTGGCTAGCGGATGAATTCAAGAGTGAAGAAGATATTGATTTGAAGCAAGACCCAATGGCCCTTCAGCGTTTGAAAGAAGCTGCTGAAAAGGCTAAAATCGAACTTTCGAGTTCTTCCTCTACAGAAATCAACTTGCCATACATCACTGCGACCCAAAGCGGTCCGAAGCACTTGGTAAGAAACCTGAGCCGTGCAAAATTCGAGCAGCTTTCCGAAGATTTGGTGAGACGTTCTCTCGAACCATGTAAGAAAGCGCTTTCTGATGCAGGACTATCTGCTTCTGAAATCGATGAAGTGATCTTGGTAGGGGGTTCTACCCGTATCCCTAAAATCCAGGAAGAAGTAGAGAAGTTCTTTGGTAAGAAGCCTTCCAAAGGCGTAAACCCTGACGAGGTAGTTGCCATTGGTGCAGCGATCCAAGGTGGTGTATTGACCGGAGAGGTGAAAGACGTATTGCTATTGGATGTGACGCCACTTTCCTTGGGTATCGAGACCATGGGTGGTGTGTCCACGAAGTTGATCGAGGCGAATACGACCATTCCTTCCAAGAAGTCAGAGGTGTTCTCTACAGCTGCAGATAACCAGCCGGCTGTGGACATCCACGTGCTTCAAGGAGAGCGTCCATTGGCGAAGGACAACCGAAGCATCGGTAGGTTCCAACTTGCGGATATTCCGCCAGCACCAAGAGGCGTTCCTCAAATTGAAGTGACGTTTGACATTGATGCGAACGGTATCCTTCATGTGTCGGCCAAAGACAAGGGCACAGGAAAAGAGCAAAAGATCAAGATCGAAGCTTCTTCTGGACTTTCAGATGACGAAATCGAAAGAATGAAAAAAGAAGCAGAGGCTAACGCTGCTTCTGATAAAGAAGAGAAAGAAAAAATCGAGAAGCTTAACCAAGCAGACAGCTTGATTTTCCAAACGGAGAAGCAGCTGAAAGAATTTGGTGATAAGCTATCCGATGCTAACAAGACCAATATCAACGGTGCGTTGGAAAAACTGAAGACTGCACACCAATCACAGGATCTGGCTGCTATCACACCAGCCATCGAGGAGCTTAACAAAGCTTGGGAAGCAGCATCCACTGAGATGTACAATGCCACCCAAGGAGCTGCCGGTGCGGAAGGTGCTGCTGGAGCTGGTGCAGGAGAGGGAGCCTCTGCTGATGCCGGAGCGGAATCTGGTGATGGCGTGTCTGATGTAGATTATGAAGAAGTAAACGAAGAAGATAAGAAATAATATTCTTCGGGATTCCTAAAACAAAAGCATCTCGAGCAATCGAGGTGCTTTTTGTTTGTTTGGCCCCATTAGTTTCCCCAAGAGCAAGTCAGGCATCGGTGATGCCGCTTTCGGTTTTCGAGGATCAATCCGAAAAGTTGGGGATTGGCAGTTTGCTTACTGGTAAAACCACGAATAAATAAAAATGCCATAACGTCCCA comes from Echinicola vietnamensis DSM 17526 and encodes:
- the dnaK gene encoding molecular chaperone DnaK, which encodes MGKIIGIDLGTTNSCVAVMEGNEPVVIQNSEGRRTTPSIVAFLDNGNGERKVGDPAKRQAITNPANTISSVKRFMGKKFSEVSDEKKHASYKVEQGANDTVAVKIGDRSYTPQELSAMILQKMKSTAEDFLGQEVTEAVITVPAYFNDAERQATKEAGQIAGLDVKRIINEPTAAALAYGMDKKDQDMKIAVYDLGGGTFDISILELGDGVFEVKSTNGDVHLGGDDFDQVIINWLADEFKSEEDIDLKQDPMALQRLKEAAEKAKIELSSSSSTEINLPYITATQSGPKHLVRNLSRAKFEQLSEDLVRRSLEPCKKALSDAGLSASEIDEVILVGGSTRIPKIQEEVEKFFGKKPSKGVNPDEVVAIGAAIQGGVLTGEVKDVLLLDVTPLSLGIETMGGVSTKLIEANTTIPSKKSEVFSTAADNQPAVDIHVLQGERPLAKDNRSIGRFQLADIPPAPRGVPQIEVTFDIDANGILHVSAKDKGTGKEQKIKIEASSGLSDDEIERMKKEAEANAASDKEEKEKIEKLNQADSLIFQTEKQLKEFGDKLSDANKTNINGALEKLKTAHQSQDLAAITPAIEELNKAWEAASTEMYNATQGAAGAEGAAGAGAGEGASADAGAESGDGVSDVDYEEVNEEDKK